One Sphaerisporangium krabiense DNA segment encodes these proteins:
- a CDS encoding class I SAM-dependent methyltransferase: MRWNARAYDSSFGYVSAHGAPLIDLLDPRPGERILDLGCGTGVLTADIAARGTYVLGMDGSATMIEAAIAQHPGLDFVIGDGANFRVGEAYDAVFSNAALHWMCRDPDAVIRCVRMALTPGGRFVAEMGGAGNCAALTSAMLTAWREHGLPEPDLPWYFPSPAEYALRLEKGGFTVRLLEYFDRPTPLDECPGGAADWVRMFAGSLLDGVPAATVEPLLQRVNELAAPALRHESGWMADYVRLRFAAVRA, translated from the coding sequence ATGCGGTGGAACGCTCGCGCCTACGACAGCTCGTTCGGCTACGTCTCGGCGCACGGCGCCCCCCTCATCGACCTGCTCGACCCCCGGCCCGGCGAGCGCATCCTCGACCTCGGGTGCGGCACCGGGGTCCTCACCGCCGACATCGCCGCCCGCGGCACCTACGTCCTCGGCATGGACGGCTCGGCCACCATGATCGAGGCCGCCATCGCCCAGCACCCCGGCCTGGACTTCGTCATCGGTGACGGCGCCAACTTCCGCGTCGGCGAGGCGTACGACGCCGTCTTCTCCAACGCCGCCCTGCACTGGATGTGCCGCGACCCCGACGCCGTGATCCGCTGCGTGCGCATGGCCCTCACGCCCGGCGGGCGGTTCGTCGCCGAGATGGGCGGCGCCGGGAACTGCGCGGCGCTGACCTCCGCCATGCTCACCGCCTGGCGCGAGCACGGCCTGCCCGAGCCCGACCTGCCCTGGTACTTCCCGAGCCCCGCCGAGTACGCGCTGCGCCTGGAGAAGGGCGGGTTCACCGTGCGGCTGCTCGAATACTTCGACCGTCCCACCCCGCTGGACGAGTGCCCCGGCGGGGCCGCCGACTGGGTGCGGATGTTCGCGGGTTCGCTGCTCGACGGCGTGCCCGCCGCGACGGTGGAGCCCTTGCTCCAGAGGGTCAACGAACTGGCCGCCCCCGCCCTGCGTCACGAGTCGGGCTGGATGGCGGACTACGTACGGCTGCGATTCGCCGCCGTCCGGGCCTAA
- a CDS encoding 2,3,4,5-tetrahydropyridine-2,6-dicarboxylate N-succinyltransferase produces MSETFESPLPAAVDELWEDRASLSPDDAEARGVIVGAVDMLDTGKARVAFVDPASGDVIVDERAKRAILLSFRVLGMVKSQVGDFHHNDRIPLKTTLDGVRVVPGAIARWGAYLASGVVLMPSYTNIGAYVDSGTMVDTWATVGSCAQIGRNVHLSGGVGIGGVLEPPNAVPVIIEDDALIGSRSMIVEGARVGQGSVIGAGTILSASMPVIDVETGEEISRGRVPDWCVAVGGTRAKEFPGGSFGLPCVLVLKRLEPGQRHDKAELNDVLRQHGVNA; encoded by the coding sequence ATGAGTGAGACGTTCGAGAGCCCGCTGCCCGCCGCCGTCGACGAGTTGTGGGAGGACCGCGCGAGCCTGTCGCCCGACGACGCCGAGGCGCGCGGCGTGATCGTCGGCGCGGTGGACATGCTGGACACCGGCAAGGCCCGTGTCGCCTTCGTGGACCCCGCCTCCGGTGATGTGATCGTGGACGAGCGCGCCAAGCGCGCCATCCTGCTGAGCTTCCGCGTGCTCGGCATGGTCAAGAGCCAGGTCGGCGACTTCCACCACAACGACCGCATCCCGTTGAAGACCACTCTGGACGGTGTGCGCGTGGTCCCCGGCGCCATCGCCCGCTGGGGCGCCTACCTGGCCTCCGGGGTCGTGCTGATGCCCTCCTACACCAACATCGGCGCCTACGTCGACAGCGGCACCATGGTGGACACCTGGGCCACGGTCGGGTCCTGCGCCCAGATCGGCCGCAACGTCCACCTGTCAGGCGGCGTGGGCATCGGCGGGGTCCTCGAACCCCCGAACGCCGTGCCGGTGATCATCGAGGACGACGCGCTGATCGGCAGCCGCTCGATGATCGTCGAGGGCGCGCGGGTCGGCCAGGGCTCGGTCATCGGCGCGGGCACCATCCTGTCGGCCTCGATGCCGGTCATCGACGTCGAGACCGGCGAGGAGATCAGCCGTGGCCGCGTCCCCGACTGGTGCGTGGCCGTGGGCGGCACCCGCGCCAAGGAGTTCCCCGGCGGCAGCTTCGGCCTGCCGTGCGTGCTCGTGCTCAAGCGCCTGGAGCCCGGCCAGCGCCACGACAAGGCCGAGCTGAACGACGTGCTGCGGCAGCACGGCGTCAACGCCTGA
- a CDS encoding putative acetyltransferase produces the protein MTSGFGARLVVAISPDDVGRRVTVRRRDPDGFRDAVGVLESWREGVLRVRKRDGTLVEIAEASVVAAKVVPERPAR, from the coding sequence GTGACGTCCGGTTTCGGCGCGCGGCTCGTCGTCGCGATATCCCCCGATGACGTGGGCCGCCGCGTCACCGTGCGCCGCAGAGATCCTGACGGATTCCGCGACGCCGTAGGGGTTCTGGAGTCCTGGCGTGAGGGTGTGCTCCGGGTGCGCAAGCGCGACGGCACGCTCGTCGAGATCGCCGAGGCCTCCGTCGTGGCGGCCAAGGTCGTTCCCGAGCGCCCCGCCCGCTAG
- the dapE gene encoding succinyl-diaminopimelate desuccinylase — translation MSETRPLDLTGDVGLLTAALVDVESVSGGEKALADAIETALAPLAHLTVVRDGEAVVARTDLGHAERVVVAGHIDTVPLAGNLPSRVEGDLLYGCGTSDMKSGVAVALKLAAALPSPARDVTYVFYDCEEIEAARNGLGRLARTRPELLAGDFAVLMEPTGGEIEGGCQGTLRAEVAARGKRSHSARSWYGVNAIHAVAPVLERLNSYRAREPVVDGLAYHEGLNAVGITGGVAGNVIPDECVVTVNYRFAPDRSLEEAQRHVREVFDGYEVRFTDGAPGARPGLTHPVAAAFARAVGGTPRAKLGWTDVSLFARLGVPAVNYGPGDPNLAHQADEHVALGAIAACERNMLAWLGAP, via the coding sequence ATGTCCGAGACCCGGCCGCTGGACCTCACCGGCGACGTGGGCCTGCTGACCGCAGCGCTGGTGGACGTCGAGTCGGTCAGCGGCGGCGAGAAGGCCCTGGCCGACGCGATCGAGACCGCCCTGGCGCCGCTGGCCCACCTCACCGTCGTCCGCGACGGCGAGGCCGTCGTCGCGCGCACCGACCTCGGGCACGCCGAGCGGGTGGTCGTCGCCGGGCACATCGACACGGTGCCGCTCGCGGGCAACCTGCCCTCGCGCGTCGAGGGCGACCTGTTGTACGGCTGCGGCACCTCGGACATGAAGAGCGGCGTGGCGGTGGCGCTCAAGCTCGCCGCCGCGCTGCCGTCCCCGGCCAGGGACGTCACCTACGTCTTCTACGACTGCGAGGAGATCGAGGCGGCGCGCAACGGGCTCGGCAGGCTCGCCCGCACCCGCCCCGAGCTGCTCGCCGGCGACTTCGCGGTGCTCATGGAGCCCACCGGCGGCGAGATCGAGGGCGGCTGCCAGGGCACGCTGCGCGCCGAGGTGGCCGCCAGGGGCAAACGCTCGCACAGCGCGCGCTCCTGGTACGGCGTGAACGCGATCCACGCGGTGGCGCCCGTCCTGGAGCGGCTCAACTCCTACCGGGCGCGCGAGCCCGTCGTGGACGGCCTCGCCTACCACGAGGGCCTGAACGCCGTGGGGATCACGGGCGGCGTCGCGGGCAACGTGATCCCCGACGAGTGCGTGGTCACCGTCAACTACCGCTTCGCGCCGGACCGGTCGCTGGAGGAGGCGCAGCGGCACGTCCGCGAGGTCTTCGACGGGTACGAGGTGCGGTTCACCGACGGGGCTCCCGGCGCGCGCCCCGGGCTCACGCACCCGGTGGCCGCCGCGTTCGCCCGCGCGGTCGGCGGCACGCCGCGCGCCAAGCTCGGCTGGACCGACGTCTCGCTGTTCGCCCGGCTCGGCGTGCCCGCCGTCAACTACGGCCCCGGCGACCCGAACCTCGCCCACCAGGCGGACGAGCACGTCGCGCTGGGGGCGATCGCCGCGTGCGAGCGCAACATGCTGGCCTGGCTGGGCGCTCCCTGA
- a CDS encoding MFS transporter has product MSRYLGVYLLLFLIGTETFLVSPLLPTIAADIGVSETATAGTVTAYTLAYAVTAPFLGAASDRYGRRPMIVAGTVLFLLGNVLAAVAGGLAVLIAARVLGALGAALAGPSIWAYLAETAAESVRGRAVALGMALFSAGQVVGVPAGSGLAGLGGWRAPFWALAALSLAALALAVQQTRGARATHPGVAPGLSGVFTVWRDGTLRHILIVVFLLQAANLGAYTFLGAVLHDRFGLSVDALGLIGILVGVGGAAGALAAGRIGDRARGRGRDDLPWVAGWCLVLAVAAGLAVLGAPLWVSGAAVFVWFVASGGFGTVVQTLLLGVRPELGATSSSWNSAMLYAGAAVGVALAGLFPDTGTGAAVVGAGLAVLAALAAVPLVARVRGLAAPAVPADAARAES; this is encoded by the coding sequence GTGTCCAGGTACCTCGGGGTCTACCTCCTGCTCTTCCTGATCGGCACCGAGACGTTCCTCGTGTCCCCGCTGCTGCCGACCATCGCGGCGGACATCGGGGTCTCGGAGACCGCCACGGCCGGCACCGTGACCGCCTACACGCTCGCCTACGCGGTGACGGCGCCGTTCCTCGGCGCGGCGTCCGACCGGTACGGGCGGCGGCCGATGATCGTCGCGGGCACCGTGCTGTTCCTGCTGGGCAACGTGCTCGCCGCGGTCGCGGGCGGGCTCGCGGTGCTGATCGCGGCCCGCGTGCTCGGCGCGCTCGGCGCGGCGCTGGCCGGGCCGTCGATCTGGGCCTACCTCGCCGAGACCGCGGCCGAGTCGGTGCGCGGGCGGGCCGTCGCCCTCGGCATGGCGCTGTTCTCGGCGGGCCAGGTCGTCGGCGTCCCGGCGGGCAGCGGGCTGGCCGGGCTCGGCGGCTGGCGGGCCCCGTTCTGGGCGCTGGCCGCGCTGTCGCTCGCCGCGCTCGCGCTCGCCGTCCAGCAGACCCGCGGCGCCCGCGCCACGCATCCGGGGGTGGCGCCCGGCCTCTCCGGGGTGTTCACGGTCTGGCGGGACGGCACGCTCCGGCACATCCTGATCGTCGTCTTCCTGCTCCAGGCCGCCAACCTGGGCGCGTACACGTTCCTCGGCGCCGTGCTGCACGACCGCTTCGGCCTGTCGGTGGACGCGCTCGGCCTCATCGGCATCCTGGTCGGCGTGGGCGGCGCGGCCGGCGCGCTGGCCGCCGGGCGCATCGGCGACCGGGCCAGGGGCCGGGGCCGGGACGACCTGCCGTGGGTGGCGGGATGGTGCCTGGTGCTCGCCGTGGCCGCCGGCCTCGCCGTGCTCGGCGCGCCCCTGTGGGTCAGCGGGGCCGCGGTGTTCGTGTGGTTCGTCGCCAGCGGCGGGTTCGGCACCGTGGTCCAGACGCTCCTGCTCGGCGTGCGCCCCGAGCTCGGCGCGACCTCCAGCTCGTGGAACAGCGCGATGCTCTACGCCGGGGCCGCCGTGGGCGTCGCGCTCGCCGGGCTGTTCCCGGACACCGGCACCGGGGCCGCGGTCGTCGGCGCCGGTCTGGCCGTGCTGGCCGCGCTGGCCGCGGTTCCCCTGGTCGCCAGGGTCCGCGGGCTCGCCGCTCCGGCGGTCCCGGCGGACGCCGCGCGAGCGGAGAGCTGA
- a CDS encoding ABC transporter substrate-binding protein: MRLVTRRRFAAVALLAAAVAGCSSAPTTEKKLPPVNPRAASLAEGFGTMDRLVETARREGSLTLVGVPRDWVNYGAVMDRFSGEYGVRVNVVEPGASSQREIDIARSAPAGQAPDVFDLGMDVAIANTQRFAPYKVAAWQDIPDAVKDLKGHWYAGYGGYMSIGYDPRKVPAPKSFADLLRPGYAVALPGDPLRTAAAFNGVMAASLQGGRPEAKRGLEFFGTLKRSGAFRAPSQANTLVDWDYVNAPKAAESAGDDKPAWKVVIPSGAVLASYYVQAISKKAPHPAAARLWQEFLYGDEAQNLFLKGFARPARWEAMEMNGKLDRQAAAKLPPVPGAPVLLTVPQTDEAKTFLKANWAKVMK, translated from the coding sequence ATGCGTCTCGTGACTCGACGCCGTTTCGCCGCCGTAGCGCTCCTGGCCGCCGCCGTGGCCGGGTGCTCCTCCGCGCCCACCACCGAGAAGAAGCTCCCCCCGGTCAATCCCAGGGCGGCGAGCCTCGCCGAGGGGTTCGGCACCATGGACCGGCTGGTCGAGACGGCCCGGCGCGAGGGCTCGCTCACCCTCGTCGGGGTGCCGCGCGACTGGGTCAACTACGGCGCGGTCATGGACCGGTTCTCCGGCGAGTACGGCGTGCGCGTCAACGTCGTGGAGCCGGGCGCGAGCAGCCAGCGCGAGATCGACATCGCCAGGTCGGCGCCGGCCGGGCAGGCCCCGGACGTCTTCGACCTCGGCATGGACGTCGCCATCGCCAACACCCAGCGGTTCGCCCCGTACAAGGTGGCGGCCTGGCAGGACATCCCCGACGCCGTCAAGGACCTGAAGGGGCACTGGTACGCGGGCTACGGCGGGTACATGTCCATCGGCTACGACCCGCGCAAGGTGCCCGCCCCCAAATCCTTCGCCGACCTGCTGAGGCCCGGGTACGCCGTGGCGCTGCCCGGCGACCCGCTGCGCACGGCGGCGGCGTTCAACGGCGTCATGGCCGCCTCGCTCCAAGGGGGCAGGCCGGAGGCCAAGCGGGGGCTGGAGTTCTTCGGCACGCTGAAGCGGTCCGGGGCCTTCCGCGCGCCGTCCCAGGCCAACACACTGGTCGACTGGGACTACGTCAACGCCCCCAAGGCGGCGGAGAGCGCCGGGGACGACAAGCCTGCCTGGAAGGTCGTCATCCCCTCGGGCGCGGTGCTCGCGTCCTACTACGTCCAGGCGATCAGCAAGAAGGCGCCGCACCCCGCCGCCGCGCGGCTCTGGCAGGAGTTCCTCTACGGCGACGAGGCCCAGAACCTGTTCCTGAAGGGCTTCGCCCGCCCCGCGCGCTGGGAGGCCATGGAGATGAACGGCAAGCTCGACCGCCAGGCCGCGGCCAAGCTGCCGCCCGTGCCCGGCGCGCCGGTCCTCCTCACCGTGCCGCAGACCGACGAGGCCAAGACGTTCCTGAAGGCCAACTGGGCCAAAGTCATGAAGTGA
- a CDS encoding LOG family protein — protein sequence MERTSREERRQGPSLVRGKMVPPTTYDERLLDRRGSSEWLHMDPWRVLRIQAEFVEGFGQLADLPRAVTVFGSARTPVDDPDYELGERLGKTLARAGYAVITGGGPGCMEAANKGAREAGGISVGLGIELPFEQKLNDYVDLGIEFRYFFVRKTMFVKYSEAFVVLPGGFGTLDELFEALTLVQTRKITKFPVVLMGTEYWGGLMDWINGTLLATGKISADDPKLIHVTDDPDEAVRHIVAGHQEAAQLAAEASAQAAAEADVQAAAERGGA from the coding sequence ATGGAACGTACTTCACGTGAGGAGCGCCGCCAGGGCCCCTCCCTCGTCCGGGGCAAGATGGTCCCCCCTACCACCTACGACGAGCGGCTCCTGGATCGGCGCGGATCCTCCGAGTGGCTGCACATGGACCCCTGGCGTGTGCTCCGCATCCAGGCCGAGTTCGTGGAGGGCTTCGGGCAGCTCGCCGACCTGCCCCGCGCCGTCACCGTCTTCGGCTCGGCCCGCACCCCTGTGGACGACCCCGACTACGAGCTCGGCGAACGGCTCGGCAAGACCCTGGCCAGGGCCGGGTACGCCGTCATCACCGGCGGAGGCCCCGGCTGCATGGAGGCCGCCAACAAGGGCGCGCGCGAGGCCGGCGGCATCTCGGTGGGGCTCGGCATCGAGCTGCCGTTCGAGCAGAAGCTGAACGACTACGTCGACCTCGGCATCGAGTTCCGCTACTTCTTCGTCCGCAAGACCATGTTCGTGAAGTACTCCGAGGCGTTCGTGGTGCTGCCGGGCGGCTTCGGCACCCTCGACGAGCTGTTCGAGGCCCTCACGCTCGTCCAGACCAGGAAGATCACCAAGTTCCCCGTCGTGCTCATGGGCACGGAGTACTGGGGCGGGCTGATGGACTGGATCAACGGGACGCTCCTGGCCACCGGCAAGATCTCGGCCGACGACCCCAAGCTCATCCACGTCACCGACGACCCCGACGAGGCCGTCCGCCACATCGTCGCCGGCCACCAGGAGGCGGCGCAGCTCGCCGCCGAGGCGAGCGCCCAGGCCGCGGCCGAGGCGGACGTCCAGGCGGCCGCCGAGCGCGGGGGCGCCTGA
- a CDS encoding DUF4178 domain-containing protein yields the protein MTVVVVLSVSAAIMIVVVVGVFLGTRRLERTARPAARNPEPAPEPMSSHPAPGRSFVVDAGILDPRTIKVGDTVDRQGVRARVLGALHLSWQGDQWTEYLLEEGVRHYQWLSVEERDGATPDDPPHLEVYLWTPVPTQGMVPAKSMLIMEGVEFSPIERGTAAFRSEGMTGYPDRGLVDFADYRAQDGRLLSFSRVQGQSWTAAYAQPLSPGSLTVERTL from the coding sequence ATGACCGTTGTGGTCGTGCTCTCCGTGAGCGCAGCCATCATGATCGTCGTCGTCGTGGGGGTCTTCCTCGGGACGCGGCGGCTCGAAAGGACGGCTCGCCCGGCCGCCAGGAACCCTGAGCCGGCTCCCGAGCCCATGTCGTCGCACCCCGCGCCCGGCCGATCCTTCGTGGTGGACGCCGGGATCCTCGACCCGCGCACGATCAAGGTGGGGGACACGGTCGACCGTCAGGGGGTGCGCGCCCGCGTGCTCGGCGCCCTCCACCTGTCGTGGCAGGGCGACCAGTGGACCGAATACCTCCTGGAGGAGGGGGTGCGCCACTACCAGTGGCTCTCGGTCGAGGAGCGGGACGGCGCCACCCCGGACGACCCGCCGCATCTGGAGGTCTATCTCTGGACCCCGGTGCCCACGCAGGGCATGGTCCCGGCCAAGAGCATGCTGATCATGGAGGGCGTGGAGTTCTCGCCGATCGAGCGCGGGACCGCCGCGTTCCGCTCCGAGGGCATGACCGGCTACCCCGACCGCGGGCTCGTCGACTTCGCCGACTACCGCGCCCAGGACGGGCGCCTGCTGAGCTTCAGCCGCGTCCAGGGACAGTCCTGGACGGCCGCCTACGCCCAGCCGCTGTCCCCGGGCTCCCTCACCGTCGAGCGCACGCTCTGA
- a CDS encoding GDSL-type esterase/lipase family protein produces MSSTDVRLRYDGAVSLQHGPFWTAPWRIPHAEAALYLPEGGIGRAAMPAGVRVALRTDSAGLTCHYQADPSPPLGGATGPPRLDLVCDGEPVGGVRLDADGRDAVAHLPGLPGRPGRMATVELWLPTHHQFRLIGLTLDEGAAVARDDRARPRWVHYGSSISQGQGAASPASTWPALVAREAEWDLTLLALGAACNLQPMMGRLIRDLPADLITACVGINIQALGTFNADGLVAALVGFVTTIREKHPLTPITVLSTIVAPDRETVPGPAGLTLREVRECVRRGVELLREHGDEHLSYVDGLELFGPDEAHLLVEPVGRDRLHLSPAGHQVFASRFLPAVRDARLASLPVK; encoded by the coding sequence GTGAGCTCCACCGACGTCCGCCTCCGCTACGACGGGGCGGTCTCCCTCCAGCACGGTCCCTTCTGGACGGCGCCGTGGCGCATCCCGCACGCGGAGGCGGCCCTCTACCTCCCCGAGGGCGGAATCGGGCGCGCCGCGATGCCCGCGGGGGTCAGGGTCGCGCTGCGCACCGACAGCGCCGGCCTGACCTGCCACTACCAGGCCGACCCCTCGCCGCCGCTCGGCGGCGCCACCGGGCCGCCCCGGCTCGACCTGGTGTGCGACGGCGAGCCGGTCGGCGGCGTGCGGCTGGACGCCGACGGCCGCGACGCCGTCGCCCACCTGCCCGGGCTGCCCGGGCGGCCGGGGCGGATGGCCACGGTCGAGCTGTGGCTGCCGACCCACCACCAGTTCCGGCTGATCGGCCTCACGCTGGACGAGGGCGCCGCCGTCGCCCGCGACGACCGCGCCCGGCCGCGCTGGGTGCACTACGGCAGCTCGATATCCCAGGGGCAGGGCGCGGCGTCCCCCGCCTCGACCTGGCCGGCGCTGGTCGCGCGGGAGGCCGAATGGGACCTCACCCTGCTCGCGCTGGGCGCCGCCTGCAATTTGCAGCCCATGATGGGCCGGCTGATACGCGACCTGCCCGCCGACCTCATCACCGCCTGCGTCGGCATCAACATCCAGGCGCTCGGCACCTTCAACGCCGACGGGCTGGTCGCCGCGCTCGTGGGGTTCGTCACGACGATCCGCGAGAAGCACCCGCTGACGCCGATCACGGTGCTGTCGACCATCGTCGCGCCCGACCGCGAGACCGTGCCGGGACCCGCGGGGCTCACCCTGCGCGAGGTCCGGGAGTGCGTCCGGCGGGGCGTGGAACTGCTGCGCGAGCACGGCGACGAGCACCTGTCCTACGTCGACGGCCTGGAGCTGTTCGGTCCCGACGAGGCCCACCTGCTGGTGGAGCCGGTCGGCAGGGACCGGCTCCACCTGTCGCCCGCGGGCCACCAGGTCTTCGCCTCCCGGTTCCTGCCGGCCGTGCGCGACGCCCGCCTCGCATCCCTGCCCGTCAAGTGA
- the dapC gene encoding succinyldiaminopimelate transaminase encodes MTVLPDFPWDRLAPYKQQALAHEGGIVDLSVGTPVDSVPAVAREALSGAADSPGYPLTHGTEAVRRAAAGWLARRHGVTVAPDDVLPTIGSKELVAWLPTLLGVRAGQRVVIPALAYPTYDVGARIAGAVPHATDGLVELGPERVPLVWVNSPSNPTGRVLPAEHLRKVVAWARERGAVVASDECYIELGWEEEPVSILRPDVCEGSHEGLLAVHSLSKRSNLAGYRAGFVTGDPALVKRLLEFRKHAGMIVPAPVQAAMAAVLDDDRHAEEQRRIYAARRALLRPALEKAGWRVDHSTAGLYLWATDGRDCWDQVRSLAELGILVAPGDFYGAAGSSHVRIAMTASDERVNAAVLRLQ; translated from the coding sequence GTGACCGTGCTGCCCGATTTTCCGTGGGACCGGCTGGCGCCGTACAAGCAGCAGGCCCTAGCCCACGAGGGCGGCATCGTCGACCTGTCGGTCGGCACGCCCGTCGACTCCGTGCCCGCCGTGGCGCGGGAGGCGTTGTCGGGCGCGGCCGACAGTCCCGGCTACCCCCTCACCCACGGCACCGAGGCCGTGCGCCGGGCCGCCGCGGGCTGGCTGGCGCGCCGCCACGGCGTGACGGTCGCGCCCGATGACGTGCTGCCGACGATCGGGTCCAAGGAACTCGTGGCCTGGCTGCCCACCCTGCTCGGCGTGCGCGCCGGACAGCGCGTGGTCATCCCGGCGCTGGCCTACCCCACCTACGACGTCGGCGCGCGCATCGCGGGCGCCGTGCCGCACGCCACCGACGGCCTGGTGGAGCTCGGCCCCGAGCGGGTGCCGCTGGTCTGGGTGAACTCTCCGTCCAACCCGACCGGCCGCGTGCTGCCCGCCGAGCACCTGCGCAAGGTCGTGGCCTGGGCGCGCGAGCGCGGCGCGGTCGTGGCCTCCGACGAGTGCTACATCGAGCTCGGCTGGGAGGAGGAGCCGGTCTCGATCCTGCGTCCCGACGTGTGCGAGGGCTCCCACGAGGGGCTGCTCGCCGTCCACTCCCTGTCCAAGAGGTCCAACCTCGCCGGGTACAGGGCCGGGTTCGTGACCGGTGACCCGGCGCTGGTGAAGCGGCTGCTGGAGTTCCGCAAGCACGCCGGCATGATCGTTCCCGCGCCCGTCCAGGCCGCCATGGCCGCCGTCCTCGACGACGACCGGCACGCCGAGGAGCAGCGGCGGATCTACGCCGCGCGGCGCGCGCTGCTGCGCCCGGCGCTGGAGAAGGCGGGCTGGCGTGTCGACCATTCGACGGCGGGTCTCTACCTGTGGGCGACCGACGGCCGCGACTGCTGGGACCAGGTCCGATCGCTCGCCGAGCTGGGCATATTGGTGGCGCCGGGCGACTTCTACGGGGCCGCCGGGTCCTCTCATGTCCGTATCGCCATGACAGCCAGTGATGAACGGGTCAATGCGGCGGTGCTTCGGCTCCAGTAG
- the fdxA gene encoding ferredoxin, with protein MTYVIAQPCVDVLDKACIEECPVDCIYEGNRMLYIHPDECVDCGACEPVCPVEAIFYEDDTPDQWKDFYKANVEFFEDLGSPGGASKVGKINKDHPIVAALPPQAEEH; from the coding sequence GTGACCTACGTCATCGCGCAGCCTTGCGTGGATGTCCTGGACAAGGCGTGCATCGAAGAGTGCCCCGTCGATTGCATCTACGAGGGCAACCGCATGCTCTACATTCACCCAGACGAATGTGTGGACTGCGGCGCGTGCGAGCCCGTCTGCCCGGTCGAGGCCATTTTCTACGAGGACGACACGCCCGACCAGTGGAAGGACTTCTACAAGGCGAACGTGGAGTTCTTCGAGGACCTCGGGTCGCCGGGCGGCGCCTCCAAGGTCGGTAAGATCAACAAGGACCACCCGATCGTGGCGGCCCTCCCGCCGCAGGCCGAGGAGCACTGA
- a CDS encoding acyltransferase family protein: protein MPIDTTRAHADALDGMRAIAALCVIGLHVGIYSGQVASSWLGIGEPGPLGPVLSRLTVGVPIFFVLSGLLLYRPYANAALDGRRPPRAGRYLWHRALRILPAYWAAALTALLLFGRPWLGEPWPVARTLLLLHIYEKDAIPAGVPQTWSLATEVAFYAVLPLLAPALHPLLRRRPAAAWAAFGGLGAVTVVSIVATHLPAAGPYPLPALWLPEYLWYFAAGMALAVVAARAERTGLLPAAARQAARRPWACWGVALAAYALVSTPLTGTTAEYPTVVQALAEHALYLVIAVALIAPLVFADGRGPARPLAGPVPSWLGRISYGIFLWHMIVVEAVLRLTGGSAGSADFTTLFAVTVAGSVALAALSHYVLERPARRLRGVGAPRPEAVPVGG, encoded by the coding sequence GTGCCCATCGACACCACCCGGGCGCACGCCGACGCGCTCGACGGGATGCGCGCGATCGCGGCGCTGTGCGTGATCGGCCTGCACGTCGGCATCTATTCCGGCCAGGTCGCCTCGAGCTGGCTCGGCATCGGCGAGCCGGGCCCGCTCGGCCCCGTGCTGTCCCGGCTCACCGTCGGCGTGCCGATCTTCTTCGTCCTGTCCGGGCTGCTGCTCTACCGGCCGTACGCCAACGCGGCGCTGGACGGCCGGCGGCCGCCCCGCGCGGGCCGCTACCTGTGGCACCGGGCGCTGCGCATCCTGCCCGCGTACTGGGCCGCGGCCCTGACGGCGCTGCTGCTGTTCGGACGGCCGTGGCTCGGCGAGCCGTGGCCGGTCGCGCGCACGCTGCTGCTCCTGCACATCTACGAGAAGGACGCGATCCCCGCCGGGGTCCCCCAGACCTGGAGCCTCGCCACCGAGGTCGCGTTCTACGCCGTCCTGCCGCTGCTCGCGCCGGCCCTGCACCCGCTGCTGCGGAGGCGTCCGGCGGCGGCGTGGGCCGCCTTCGGCGGGCTGGGCGCGGTGACGGTCGTCTCCATCGTGGCCACCCACCTTCCCGCGGCCGGGCCGTACCCGCTGCCCGCGCTGTGGCTGCCCGAGTACCTCTGGTACTTCGCCGCCGGGATGGCGCTGGCCGTGGTCGCGGCGCGCGCCGAGCGCACCGGTCTCCTGCCGGCGGCGGCCCGGCAGGCGGCGCGCAGGCCGTGGGCCTGCTGGGGCGTCGCGCTGGCGGCGTACGCGCTGGTCTCGACGCCGCTGACCGGGACCACCGCCGAGTACCCCACCGTCGTCCAGGCCCTGGCCGAGCACGCGCTCTACCTGGTCATCGCGGTGGCCCTGATCGCGCCGCTGGTGTTCGCCGACGGACGCGGCCCCGCACGGCCGCTGGCCGGGCCGGTCCCCTCGTGGCTCGGCAGGATCTCCTACGGGATCTTCCTCTGGCACATGATCGTGGTCGAGGCCGTGCTGCGGCTCACCGGCGGATCCGCCGGCTCCGCCGACTTCACGACGCTGTTCGCCGTCACGGTGGCCGGCTCGGTGGCCCTCGCCGCGCTCAGCCACTACGTCCTGGAGCGGCCGGCCCGGCGCCTGCGCGGCGTCGGCGCGCCGCGGCCCGAGGCGGTGCCGGTCGGTGGCTGA